The DNA segment GAGCAGGGCCTTGAAGAAGGCGTGGGTGACGAGGTGGAAGACGCCCGCCATCGGGGCCAGCACGCCGACGGCGACGAACATGTAGCCCAGCTGGCTGACCGTCGAGTAGGCGAAGACCTTCTTCAGATCGAACTGCCGCAGGGCGATGGTCGCGGCGAAGAGGGCGGTGAAGGTGCCGACGACGGTGATGGTGACGAGCGCTGCCGGGCTACCAGCGAAGACCGGGCCGAGGCGGGCGATCATGTAGACGCCGGCCGTGACCATCGTGGCCGCGTGGATAAGGGCCGACACGGGCGTCGGGCCCTCCATTGCGTCGGGCAGCCAGACGTAGAGCGGGAACTGAGCACTCTTGCCGAAGGCGCCGAGCATCAGAGCGAACGGAATCCAGTCGAGTGCCCACTGGCGTTCGACGGGAACGAACGCGTGCGGGTTGGTGGCCATCTCGACGAAGCCGTCACCGAAGACGCCGCCGTCGCCGAAGTAGCTGACGGTGCCAAAGCACCACCAGACGAGCATGATGCCGATGGCAAAGCCGAAGTCGCCAACGCGGTTGACGAGGAAGGCCTTCTTGGCCGCCTCGCGTGCGGCGGGCTTGTCGAAGTAGTAGCCGATCAGCAGGTAGCTGCAGAGGCCCACGCCCTCCCAGCCGAGGTAGAGCATGATGAGGTTCTCGCCCATGACGAGACACGTCATCGAGAAGAGGAACAGGCCCAGGTAGGCGAAGAATCGCCAGTAGCCCGTCTCGCCCTTCATGTACCCGGCGGCGAAGATCGTGATCAGAAAGCCGATGCCGCAGACGACGCTGAGCATGACGACGCTCAGCGGGTCGAGCAGGGCACCAGCCACAACCTCGAAGTAACCCGACGTCCGGCCGTCGGAGCCAACCTGCGTGACGTCGGGCAGCTGATCCGGCAGCACGCCAGCCTCGCCGCGTGACAGGGCGAGCTCGACGACCTGAGCCTCGGTCAGAGACGGCGGGACGTTCTTCGAGGTGTCATCGCCTGCCGCGATCCAGGTGAACCAGTGGCTGCGGAGGAGCTTGACGTCGCCGTCCGGGCCGTGGTGCGCGTGATCGTCGTGCGCGTGGGCTTTGTCACCCGCGTGATCTTCGTCGTCCGAGTTGGCTTCGTCGCTGTGGGCCTCGTCGGCCTTGTCCTTTTTCCCGATGATCTCGGGCTTGTTGGCGACGACGGTCTCGTAGTCGTCGGTGAACGCCAGCGACTGGTTCGGGCTGGCGGCCAGCATCGTGAAGAGCAGCGCCAGCGACAGCACGGCCGAGCCACCCACGCCGATCCAGATCGGCCAGTGGCTTCGTCCGCCCAGGATGCGCTTCCCCGCAAAGCCCGCCACGGCCGCCGCGACGAGGGGCAGCAGGGGGATGAGCCAGGAGATGGAGGCGAGGGTCTGCATGAAGGCCAGAAAGCTTGAAGGAGGAAGCTTGAAGCTTGAAGGTCAGAGTTCGTGGCAATGAGGAAGGCGTCGATCCGGCTCGGGCTTCAAGCTTCAAGCTTCAAGCTTCAAGCTTTCTGCCGTCACTCCCTCAGCTCCTTCCAGGCCTCGGAGTCGACGGTGCCCTTTTGCCGGAAGAGCAGCACCACGATGCCCAATGCCAGCGTGGCTTCGGCAGCGGCGATGACGAGGAGGAAGATGACGAACGCCTGCCCCGCGACGTTGTTGTGGTAGGCCGCGAAGGCGACCAGACTGATGGCCACGCCCTGGAACATCAGCTCCGTGCACAGGAACATGACGATCAGGTTCCTGCGCGTCATGAACCCGATCATGCCCAGCGCGAACATGATCCCGCCGACTGCGAGGAAATGTTGGAGGGCGAGGAGGTCCATGGTGAGGAGGCACGGAGGGACGAAGGCACGGAGGCACGAAGGGGCTGACGATCTTAATCTGGAAGCCCTTCGTGCCTCCGTGCCTGTGTGCCTTCGTGCCTCTCCTTTCTGATCAGTTCTGCGGATACGCCTTCTGTCGCGGCGTGGCGGTGCCGTGGACGGGGAGGCTCTTGGGGTTGTCGTTCACGGGCGTGAACGGCATGGTCAGCGTGTCGTCGCCCGTCGCCTGGTCGTCGGCGCTGCCGGGCAGGATGCGGCGGCG comes from the Planctomycetota bacterium genome and includes:
- the nuoL gene encoding NADH-quinone oxidoreductase subunit L, producing MQTLASISWLIPLLPLVAAAVAGFAGKRILGGRSHWPIWIGVGGSAVLSLALLFTMLAASPNQSLAFTDDYETVVANKPEIIGKKDKADEAHSDEANSDDEDHAGDKAHAHDDHAHHGPDGDVKLLRSHWFTWIAAGDDTSKNVPPSLTEAQVVELALSRGEAGVLPDQLPDVTQVGSDGRTSGYFEVVAGALLDPLSVVMLSVVCGIGFLITIFAAGYMKGETGYWRFFAYLGLFLFSMTCLVMGENLIMLYLGWEGVGLCSYLLIGYYFDKPAAREAAKKAFLVNRVGDFGFAIGIMLVWWCFGTVSYFGDGGVFGDGFVEMATNPHAFVPVERQWALDWIPFALMLGAFGKSAQFPLYVWLPDAMEGPTPVSALIHAATMVTAGVYMIARLGPVFAGSPAALVTITVVGTFTALFAATIALRQFDLKKVFAYSTVSQLGYMFVAVGVLAPMAGVFHLVTHAFFKALLFLSSGVVMHAMLGHLDMRKMSGLKTVLPKTRILCLIGCAALAGFPATAGFFSKDEIIHFAKYHATGDWVGWLLYALLLLTAFLTAFYTFRLYFRVFEGPTVVPTEPAPGHHHDDHGTNHADAAHGATPDAHAADHGHDDHHHDHEPPVMMVPLILLAVGAILAGWLQFPLHWLGSFLGDSASFFYAWDMAVQKFGPNESYPVAGAFGYETKSFWAYIASVAPGLLIGSVIAVSGIGLAYLLHLKDRDKAVGLAHTFRPFVRLFDGKYFVDEIYNAAVVGTLRATGKILWGIDTLLDMTVNGFGHVAAHGGALTRVATQRGALQGYAVGMLLGVAVIVAAIAIF
- the nuoK gene encoding NADH-quinone oxidoreductase subunit NuoK, which gives rise to MDLLALQHFLAVGGIMFALGMIGFMTRRNLIVMFLCTELMFQGVAISLVAFAAYHNNVAGQAFVIFLLVIAAAEATLALGIVVLLFRQKGTVDSEAWKELRE